The DNA window CGACAACACCCGTCTGAGCTTCTCGGACCACGAGTTCGACGACGTCGAAGTCGACACGAGCGCCGGGACGACGACGACGCGTTCTTCCGGGATCGACGCGCAGGTCAACAGCCTCAAGGGGCTCAAAAGCGGTGAATCGAAGACGACGACCTCGAGTGCAACTGTCGACGAACAGACCGAAAAGCTGCGAGAACTCCGCGAACAGAAGCGGGCAGAGGAGGAGACAGACGACGAGGGCGACGCGAAAGCGAAACTTACCTCGATCGTCGACCGATTCCGGGCATTCGTCGGCAAGAAGTAATCCTCTCTTACTTTCAGGGAGATAGTATATTTACCATTAATTCGAGATTGAAATTAATAGACATAGATTTATAATCCGTCAGCCGCCTTGCTCAACTATGGCCAAAGGCCTAGACGTCGGTACGATGAACATCCTGTCTGCACAGCAGGATGGGAACGACACGGTATTCGTGCAACAGCGCAACTCCTTCGTCGAGATCGAGTACTCGGATATGGCCGAGCAGATGCTCTCGCGGAGCGAAGTCCTCCACATTCGCAAGGACGATAAGGTCTACGTCGTCGGCGACGACGCCTTGAACTTCGCGAACATCTTCAACAAGGAGACTCGCCGGCCGATGAAACACGGGATCCTCTCGAACGACGAGCAGAGTGCGATCCCGATGATGAAGCTCATCATCGAACAGGTCGTCGGCGAACCCGGCTATCCCGACGAGAAACTCTACTTCTCGACGCCTGCCGACCCGATCGACTCGGATCTCTCGACGCTGTACCACCAGAAGACGATCGAATCGTTCCTCAACGACATGGGCTACGACGCAGAGCCCATCAACGAGGGGATGTCCGTCATTTACAGTGAACTCGCGGACAACAACTTCACCGGACTGGGCATCTCCTTCGGTGCCGGTATGACCAACGTCTGTCTGTCCTACTACGCCGTCCCGGTCATGAAGTTCTCCGTCGCCCGCGGTGGCGACTGGGTCGACGAACAGGCCGCTCGCGCGACTGGCACGCCCGTCGACAAGGTGACCTCGATCAAGGAAGACGACTTCGAACTCGACTTCACGACCGACGTCGGTGGCGTCGAAGGGGCGCTGTCGATCTACTACGAGAACCTGCTCGATTACGTCATCGACAACATCGTCTCGGAAGTCGACGACGAAGACGTCGAGGAAGG is part of the Natronobacterium texcoconense genome and encodes:
- a CDS encoding disk-shape morphogenesis protein volactin encodes the protein MAKGLDVGTMNILSAQQDGNDTVFVQQRNSFVEIEYSDMAEQMLSRSEVLHIRKDDKVYVVGDDALNFANIFNKETRRPMKHGILSNDEQSAIPMMKLIIEQVVGEPGYPDEKLYFSTPADPIDSDLSTLYHQKTIESFLNDMGYDAEPINEGMSVIYSELADNNFTGLGISFGAGMTNVCLSYYAVPVMKFSVARGGDWVDEQAARATGTPVDKVTSIKEDDFELDFTTDVGGVEGALSIYYENLLDYVIDNIVSEVDDEDVEEGLDVPVVVTGGTSSPDGFEELFRDHLEEANIPFSISSVSHADEPLYSVARGGLVAARSDEDVDTGEAVAEDDNEEEEAEAAAANE